The following proteins are encoded in a genomic region of Odontesthes bonariensis isolate fOdoBon6 chromosome 19, fOdoBon6.hap1, whole genome shotgun sequence:
- the LOC142369501 gene encoding sialoadhesin-like, with amino-acid sequence MLTTLSCTIDHVFQPDTGEYWCEDEGGEKSNRVTIGVTDGSVILESPFFPVMEGETVTLRCTQRHNLLKSPADFYKDGLEIWTSYTGEMTIDGVSKSDEGLYKCDISAAGGSPENRLVVMNNHSSLEKGLSILLPLAADLHASDDAQKNAGSVILESPVDPVMPGDAVTLLCKSNPTSTNLTADFYKDNVLIRSSNTGTMIIYNVSKSDAGQYKCRVSGAGESPVNWLFVKPGVILESPPHPVKEGDSVTLRCRKHNNPTTHIADFHKHGVHIKTGYSGEMIIHRVSKSDEGPYKCSISGVGESEESVLAVQGNDNFVPEQSPENSGAFDRNHLYILVSVVSAVVFLAVLLLVGGLYFKKKRAVASTASEDESGSRAGAHVDSSDVTYAVVSKHLRKTELKPDWMSAE; translated from the exons ACGGTTCTGTGATCCTGGAGAGTCCCTTCTTCCCTGTGATGGAGGGAGAAACTGTCACCCTGCGCTGCACACAGAGGCACAACCTTCTGAAGAGCCCGGCTGATTTCTACAAGGACGGACTGGAAATCTGGACCAGCTACACCGGGGAGATGACCATCGACGGGGTTTCCAAGTCTGACGAAGGACTCTACAAGTGTGACATCTCTGCAGCCGGGGGGTCACCGGAGAACCGGCTCGTTGTGATGAATAACCACTCCAGTTTAGAGAAAG GGCTGAGCATCTTATTGCCGCTTGCTGCAGATTTACATGCCAGTGATGATGCTCAGAAAAATG CTGGTTCTGTGATCTTGGAGAGTCCAGTCGATCCTGTGATGCCAGGAGATGCTGTGACTCTGCTCTGCAAAAGCAACCCGACTTCCACCAACCTCACAGCTGATTTCTACAAGGATAATGTCCTCATCAGGAGCAGCAACACAGGAACTATGATCATCTATAATGTCTCCAAGTCTGATGCAGGCCAGTACAAGTGTCGAGTCTCTGGAGCCGGAGAATCACCTGTAAACTGGCTCTTTGTCAAAC CTGGTGTGATCTTGGAGAGTCCTCCTCACCCTGTGAAAGAGGGAGACTCCGTGACTCTTCGCTGCAGAAAGCATAACAATCCCACAACCCACATAGCAGATTTTCACAAACATGGCGTCCATATCAAGACCGGCTACAGCGGAGAGATGATCATTCACAGAGTTTCTAAGTCGGATGAAGGACCCTATAAGTGCAGCATCTCTGGAGTGGGAGAGTCAGAAGAGAGCGTGCTGGCTGTCCAAG GAAATGACAATTTTGTGCCTGAGCAGAGTCCGGAGAATTCTGGGGCCTTTGACCGGAATCATCTCTACATCCTGGTATCGGTTGTTTCTGCTGTCGTGTTTTTGGCTGTGCTTCTGCTGGTGGGAGGACTCTACTTCAAGAAAAAGAGAG CTGTGGCATCAACAGCATCAGAGGACGAATCAg GCTCGAGGGCCGGGGCTCATGTTGATTCGAGCGATGTGACTTATGCTGTTGTGTCAAAACATCTGAGGAAAACAG AGCTGAAGCCTGACTGGATGTCTGCAGAATGA